From the Alphaproteobacteria bacterium genome, one window contains:
- a CDS encoding TetR/AcrR family transcriptional regulator — MSWSRHGRGPSRGTYHHGDLKEALIRAALALIAEKGPAGFTFAEAARAAGVSAAAPYRHFRDRDDVIADVARRGFERFESALAKAWDGGRPDPLTAFQRLGKAYLAFAREEPAYYSAMFEAGIAPDADPALAQAGERAFAVLREASQALCMLVPTPQRPPPLMMALHIWALAHGVASLFGRGDAARRKLPMSAEDLLEAAVLVYLRGLGLHAERTAAR, encoded by the coding sequence ATGAGCTGGTCGAGACATGGGCGCGGTCCTAGCCGGGGCACCTATCACCACGGCGACCTCAAGGAGGCGCTCATCCGTGCAGCGCTGGCGCTGATCGCCGAGAAAGGCCCGGCGGGCTTCACGTTTGCCGAAGCCGCACGTGCGGCAGGCGTGAGTGCGGCCGCCCCCTATCGTCACTTCCGCGACCGGGATGACGTAATTGCCGATGTGGCGCGACGGGGATTCGAGCGATTCGAGTCGGCGCTTGCGAAGGCCTGGGATGGCGGCCGTCCCGACCCGCTCACGGCGTTCCAACGGCTCGGCAAAGCTTATCTTGCCTTCGCACGTGAAGAGCCCGCGTATTATTCGGCCATGTTCGAGGCGGGGATTGCACCCGATGCAGACCCGGCACTTGCGCAAGCGGGCGAGCGCGCCTTCGCCGTCTTGCGCGAGGCGTCGCAAGCGCTTTGCATGCTCGTGCCCACACCACAGCGACCACCCCCGCTCATGATGGCGCTTCATATTTGGGCGCTCGCTCACGGCGTCGCCTCGCTTTTCGGTCGAGGCGACGCCGCACGTCGCAAGCTCCCCATGTCGGCGGAAGACCTTCTCGAAGCCGCGGTACTCGTTTATTTGCGCGGCCTCGGCCTTCATGCGGAGCGGACCGCGGCGCGGTAG